A portion of the Edaphobacter lichenicola genome contains these proteins:
- a CDS encoding histidine triad nucleotide-binding protein encodes MKTTPSSSPSSDCLFCRIVSGDIPANRIYEDELCIGFPDINPQAPIHMLIIPKRHIASAANAVADDNGLLGSLMAAASAIARNEKLSKGYRIVVNTGDDGGQTVNHLHLHLLGGRRMTWPPG; translated from the coding sequence ATGAAGACCACGCCGAGTAGTTCACCATCTTCCGATTGCCTCTTCTGCAGGATCGTCAGCGGGGATATTCCAGCGAACCGCATCTATGAGGACGAGCTTTGTATCGGTTTTCCTGACATCAATCCCCAGGCGCCGATACATATGCTGATCATTCCGAAGCGACATATCGCTTCGGCCGCGAACGCCGTGGCAGACGATAACGGGTTGCTGGGCTCGCTGATGGCGGCTGCCAGCGCGATCGCACGCAACGAGAAGTTGAGCAAAGGCTACCGGATCGTCGTGAACACCGGAGACGATGGAGGGCAGACGGTGAATCATCTGCATCTGCATTTGTTGGGTGGCAGGCGTATGACCTGGCCTCCGGGCTAG
- a CDS encoding OmpH family outer membrane protein has protein sequence MNRTFAFATALAAGLTSAAGVAQTAGTQAPAAASTAPSTQAAPAPVAPHAVPAKIALIEYEQAAAATNEGQRALQDLQKKYDPKKNQLQALAAEVDTLKKQLQAAPATMTEQERATKLRAIDAKEKQLQRDGEDAQNAYGADLQASVGAVAKKLGPVVIKYVQDNGYTMLIDNTGQQGGMSVLWTLPGTDISQAVVDAYNASSGVAAPVPSAPSATTRPHAATTPSTAPKAAAPKQ, from the coding sequence ATGAATCGTACCTTTGCTTTTGCTACCGCTCTCGCTGCGGGACTGACATCCGCTGCTGGAGTGGCACAGACTGCCGGCACACAAGCCCCGGCAGCCGCCTCCACCGCACCTTCCACCCAGGCTGCGCCCGCACCGGTCGCGCCTCACGCGGTACCGGCGAAGATTGCGCTGATCGAATATGAGCAGGCAGCCGCAGCAACCAACGAAGGTCAGCGCGCCCTTCAGGATTTGCAGAAGAAGTATGACCCGAAGAAGAATCAGTTGCAGGCGCTGGCTGCTGAGGTGGACACACTGAAGAAGCAGTTGCAAGCTGCACCGGCGACGATGACGGAGCAGGAGCGTGCCACCAAGCTGCGCGCGATTGACGCGAAGGAGAAGCAGCTCCAGCGTGATGGCGAAGATGCACAGAACGCTTACGGGGCTGACCTGCAGGCGTCGGTTGGCGCAGTTGCGAAGAAGCTGGGACCGGTTGTCATTAAGTATGTGCAGGACAATGGCTACACGATGCTGATCGATAACACCGGCCAGCAGGGTGGCATGTCTGTGCTGTGGACGCTTCCGGGTACGGACATCTCACAAGCTGTTGTTGATGCGTACAACGCCTCATCCGGAGTTGCGGCGCCAGTTCCTTCCGCACCGTCGGCGACGACTCGTCCGCATGCAGCGACGACACCATCGACCGCACCGAAGGCTGCGGCTCCCAAGCAGTAA
- a CDS encoding response regulator yields MTSEQNVPEVDSHQGSTMSPVQQDGESQFAGQNIPHGMGQSKSSRRRRRKRKNKGDAPQGAQPNSDQVVGQPIGSIQGSAAPQTFQPHVNLGSQANGGQQQNGSASGKRWKKKFRDRDRQRPSDNPGNTASASNGGGFSNNGGGYRDRDTHQPGNNSGGFKRKGGGGKQQQRGPRSFVGPMDHSYRVVNGNFADTPPSTIDHSNGNYQSRSNGHGRSSYQSDSQPIDYSQGRTIPIPEDAPTKIFFFIEDLFFIAKIQETARKLGVKVAFVKNDKEAIAGLTGGLEEDRPGLIVFDLNNANAKPLTLIPKLKTKLKRSTSIVGFLSHLQGDLKAKAVEAGCDTVMPRAAFSQNLPNLLRRYGMEEEEEPNFNQ; encoded by the coding sequence ATGACTTCAGAGCAGAATGTACCCGAGGTAGATTCTCACCAGGGTTCGACAATGTCTCCCGTCCAGCAGGACGGTGAGTCGCAATTTGCCGGGCAAAATATCCCGCACGGCATGGGTCAGTCCAAAAGCAGCCGTCGCCGTCGCCGCAAGCGCAAAAACAAAGGCGATGCCCCACAGGGAGCACAGCCCAACAGCGACCAGGTTGTAGGCCAGCCGATCGGCTCCATTCAGGGCTCAGCCGCTCCTCAAACCTTCCAGCCTCACGTAAACCTGGGCTCTCAGGCCAATGGCGGACAGCAGCAGAACGGCTCCGCCAGCGGCAAACGCTGGAAGAAGAAGTTCCGCGACCGCGACCGTCAGCGCCCCTCCGACAATCCCGGCAATACGGCCAGCGCCAGCAATGGCGGCGGGTTCAGCAACAACGGTGGTGGTTACCGCGACCGTGACACCCACCAGCCAGGCAACAACAGTGGCGGCTTCAAGCGCAAAGGCGGCGGCGGAAAGCAACAGCAGCGTGGCCCTCGCAGCTTCGTCGGCCCGATGGATCATAGTTATCGCGTCGTCAACGGAAACTTTGCCGATACTCCGCCATCCACCATCGACCACAGCAACGGCAACTACCAAAGCCGCAGCAACGGGCACGGACGCAGCAGCTACCAAAGCGACTCCCAGCCCATCGACTACTCCCAGGGCCGCACCATTCCTATCCCGGAGGACGCGCCAACAAAGATCTTCTTCTTCATCGAAGATCTCTTCTTCATCGCCAAGATTCAGGAGACAGCCCGCAAGCTCGGGGTCAAGGTCGCCTTCGTCAAAAACGATAAGGAGGCCATCGCCGGGCTCACCGGCGGCCTCGAAGAGGACCGTCCAGGCCTGATCGTCTTCGATCTCAACAACGCCAATGCCAAGCCGCTGACGTTGATCCCCAAGCTGAAGACCAAGCTCAAGCGCAGCACATCCATCGTCGGCTTCCTGTCGCACCTCCAGGGCGACCTGAAGGCCAAGGCAGTCGAAGCAGGATGCGACACGGTCATGCCTCGTGCAGCCTTCTCGCAAAACCTTCCCAACCTCCTCCGCCGCTACGGTATGGAAGAGGAAGAAGAGCCAAACTTCAACCAATAG
- a CDS encoding OmpH family outer membrane protein, with amino-acid sequence MNRTLALVSALGAGLMTTAGISQTPAAPAPAAPAAPAAVEPQAIPAKIALVAFEQAVFATNEGQRAVQGIQDKYKPKKDQIDVLSKEVDSLKAQLQSAPATLSDEERASRLRNIDVKEKELNRDAEDAQTAYNADLQEAYGKVATKVSVTLKDYVSKNGYTLLLDVSGQQSNVMWAVPSTDVTQAVVTAYNASSGVAAPIPSGPSAAPTTARPRPTTTPKPAAPKQ; translated from the coding sequence ATGAACCGCACTCTTGCTCTAGTCTCCGCGCTTGGCGCGGGATTGATGACCACAGCCGGGATCTCTCAGACACCTGCAGCCCCGGCACCTGCTGCCCCCGCCGCACCTGCTGCCGTAGAACCACAGGCCATTCCTGCAAAGATTGCGCTGGTCGCGTTCGAGCAAGCGGTCTTCGCAACCAATGAGGGCCAGCGTGCTGTTCAGGGGATCCAGGACAAGTACAAGCCGAAGAAGGACCAGATTGACGTTCTTTCCAAAGAGGTCGATTCGCTGAAGGCGCAACTGCAGAGCGCGCCTGCGACTCTGTCGGATGAGGAGCGTGCGTCTCGGCTGCGGAACATCGACGTGAAAGAGAAGGAGCTGAACCGCGATGCTGAGGACGCGCAGACCGCTTACAACGCGGATCTGCAGGAGGCCTATGGCAAGGTGGCAACGAAGGTCTCGGTCACGCTGAAGGATTATGTGAGCAAGAACGGTTACACGCTTCTGCTGGATGTGAGCGGTCAGCAAAGCAATGTGATGTGGGCTGTTCCGAGTACGGACGTAACCCAGGCGGTGGTGACGGCATATAACGCCAGCTCCGGTGTGGCTGCGCCGATTCCTTCTGGTCCGTCTGCCGCTCCGACAACGGCTCGCCCGCGTCCGACGACGACTCCGAAGCCGGCAGCGCCGAAGCAGTAA